A region of Lepeophtheirus salmonis chromosome 13, UVic_Lsal_1.4, whole genome shotgun sequence DNA encodes the following proteins:
- the LOC121127664 gene encoding small ribosomal subunit protein eS12: protein MADQEGDDMQTEVVAPISTPVVTDMKIAIQEVLKEALIHNGLSRGLHETTKALDKRQALFCVLAENCDEPMYVKLVQALCAQHQIPLIKVDSNMKLGEWAGLCKLDSDGNPRKVTRCSSVVVRDWGKGSPAVDAVKDYIESMKK from the coding sequence ATGGCTGATCAAGAAGGAGATGATATGCAAACCGAAGTCGTAGCCCCAATCTCTACACCCGTGGTTACCGACATGAAAATCGCTATCCAAGAAGTGTTGAAGGAGGCTCTTATCCACAATGGACTCTCTCGAGGACTTCACGAGACCACAAAGGCACTTGACAAACGTCAAGCTCTTTTCTGCGTTCTTGCCGAAAACTGCGACGAGCCCATGTATGTTAAATTAGTGCAAGCCCTCTGCGCTCAACATCAAATTCCCCTCATCAAGGTGGACTCCAACATGAAGTTGGGAGAATGGGCTGGTCTCTGCAAGTTGGATAGCGACGGAAACCCAAGAAAGGTCACGCGTTGCTCCAGTGTAGTCGTGAGGGACTGGGGTAAGGGATCCCCCGCCGTTGACGCCGTTAAGGATTACATCGaatctatgaaaaaataa